One window of the Stigmatella aurantiaca genome contains the following:
- a CDS encoding HAMP domain-containing sensor histidine kinase, with the protein MSLRSLLTSIAGILLVLASLIAAALMVITSRMEQNNGQLWQAVESVRAVEQLEIALLLHNREQRMLALTGDSQHAQAMQKAEEALQYWLKQSHAFVGSPAETVIVNEVTAAVELYLRRSAEHQSTPGVLLSDGPELIGHALKSAEKLIEVNFADARAVADETDRWDGLANLLGLSLTAAMAIGLGVGLWSVRRSLYQPLLSIRDALVNFRPGTAPEVAPEVGPQELREIAHEFNQMAERLQRQREVQLSFVAGVAHDLRNPLSALKLGASTMRPHQPLPPEEKLRERFALITRQVERLERMVEDLLDTARIEAGRLELRLESQDLRGLVHEAVALHQGLSPAHEVVVQLPDAPVSVRCDSTRISQVLNNLLSNAIKYSPEGGQVHVALSTTAGEARVAVRDSGVGIPSTERESIFEPFRRSTRNRDTIPGVGLGLSVARRIIEAHGGHIEVESTPGVGSTFHFRLPLP; encoded by the coding sequence ATGAGCCTCCGGAGTCTGCTCACCAGCATCGCGGGGATTCTCCTGGTGCTGGCCAGCCTCATCGCCGCCGCGCTGATGGTCATCACCAGCCGGATGGAGCAGAACAACGGCCAGCTCTGGCAGGCCGTGGAGAGCGTGCGCGCGGTGGAGCAGCTGGAGATCGCCCTGCTCCTGCACAACCGGGAGCAGCGGATGCTGGCGCTCACCGGGGACTCTCAGCACGCCCAGGCGATGCAGAAGGCGGAGGAGGCGCTCCAATACTGGCTGAAGCAGTCCCATGCCTTCGTGGGCAGCCCCGCCGAGACGGTCATCGTCAACGAGGTGACGGCCGCGGTGGAGCTCTACCTGCGGCGCTCCGCGGAGCACCAGAGCACCCCGGGGGTGCTGCTCTCGGATGGGCCCGAGCTCATCGGCCACGCGCTGAAGAGCGCCGAGAAGCTCATCGAGGTGAACTTCGCCGACGCGCGCGCGGTGGCGGACGAGACGGACCGCTGGGATGGGCTGGCCAACCTGCTGGGGCTGAGCCTCACCGCGGCGATGGCCATTGGCCTGGGGGTGGGGCTGTGGAGCGTGCGCCGCTCGCTGTACCAGCCGCTGCTCTCCATCCGGGATGCGCTGGTGAACTTCCGCCCGGGCACGGCGCCCGAGGTGGCGCCCGAGGTGGGCCCGCAGGAGCTGCGCGAGATTGCCCACGAGTTCAACCAGATGGCCGAGCGGCTCCAGCGCCAGCGCGAGGTGCAGCTGAGCTTCGTGGCGGGCGTGGCGCATGACCTGCGCAACCCGCTGAGCGCCCTGAAGCTCGGCGCCTCGACGATGCGGCCCCACCAGCCGCTGCCCCCCGAGGAGAAGCTCCGCGAGCGCTTCGCCCTCATCACCCGCCAGGTGGAGCGCCTGGAGCGGATGGTGGAGGACCTGCTCGACACGGCGCGCATCGAGGCGGGGCGGCTGGAGCTGCGCCTGGAGAGCCAGGACCTGCGCGGGCTCGTGCACGAGGCCGTCGCGCTGCACCAGGGGCTCTCCCCGGCCCACGAGGTGGTGGTCCAGCTTCCGGACGCGCCGGTGTCCGTGCGGTGTGATTCGACGCGCATCTCCCAGGTGCTCAACAACCTGCTGAGCAACGCCATCAAGTACTCGCCCGAGGGGGGCCAGGTGCACGTCGCGCTGAGCACCACGGCCGGCGAGGCCCGGGTGGCGGTGCGGGACTCCGGGGTGGGCATCCCCTCCACGGAGCGCGAGAGCATCTTCGAGCCCTTCCGGCGGAGCACCCGCAACCGGGACACCATCCCCGGCGTGGGGCTGGGGCTGTCGGTCGCCCGGCGCATCATCGAAGCGCACGGCGGCCACATCGAGGTGGAGAGCACCCCCGGGGTGGGCTCCACCTTCCACTTCCGCCTCCCCCTGCCCTAA